In Deferribacter desulfuricans SSM1, the following are encoded in one genomic region:
- the rpiB gene encoding ribose 5-phosphate isomerase B has product MPDKKIALGSDHGGFRLKEEIKNYLESKGFEAIDFGTESESSVDYPDFAFKVVKAIINGDVEKGIIMCGTGIGISITANRFPGIRAALCWDSFTAKMSRLHNNSNLLAMGGRIIGVELAKDIVDTWLSTEFEGGRHERRINKIDELAKIFWEEYLRGDK; this is encoded by the coding sequence ATGCCAGATAAAAAAATAGCATTGGGTTCTGATCATGGTGGGTTTAGACTAAAAGAAGAAATCAAAAATTATCTTGAATCTAAGGGGTTCGAAGCCATTGACTTTGGAACAGAAAGTGAATCATCTGTAGATTATCCTGATTTTGCTTTTAAAGTGGTAAAGGCTATTATAAATGGTGATGTGGAAAAAGGGATTATTATGTGTGGAACAGGGATAGGGATATCTATTACTGCTAATAGATTTCCTGGTATAAGGGCTGCACTATGTTGGGATTCTTTCACAGCTAAGATGAGTAGACTTCATAACAATTCAAATTTGCTTGCCATGGGTGGCAGAATCATAGGTGTAGAGTTAGCAAAAGATATCGTAGATACATGGCTTTCTACAGAGTTTGAGGGTGGAAGGCATGAAAGAAGAATTAATAAAATAGATGAATTGGCAAAAATATTTTGGGAAGAATATCTTAGGGGGGATAAATGA
- a CDS encoding deoxycytidylate deaminase, whose amino-acid sequence MRPDWDRYFLEIVNVVKSRSTCLRRQVGAVIVKDRQILATGYNGVPRGITHCSETGCLRQKLNVPSGQRHELCRGLHAEQNAIIQAAYHGVSIKGATIYTNAKPCSICTKMIINAGIKRIVFEEYYNDDLADELLKETDITVECIKIDR is encoded by the coding sequence TTGAGACCTGATTGGGATAGGTATTTTTTAGAAATTGTAAATGTTGTTAAAAGTAGATCTACCTGCTTGAGAAGGCAGGTAGGGGCAGTTATTGTGAAAGATAGGCAAATTTTGGCTACAGGTTATAATGGCGTGCCAAGAGGGATTACTCATTGTAGTGAAACTGGTTGTTTAAGACAAAAGTTAAATGTTCCCTCTGGTCAAAGACATGAGCTTTGTAGAGGATTGCATGCAGAACAAAATGCAATTATACAAGCTGCTTATCACGGGGTTTCAATAAAGGGTGCGACTATTTATACAAATGCCAAGCCTTGTTCTATTTGTACAAAGATGATTATAAATGCAGGGATTAAAAGAATTGTTTTTGAAGAATATTATAACGATGATTTAGCAGATGAACTTTTGAAAGAGACAGATATAACAGTTGAGTGTATAAAAATAGATAGATAA
- the glyA gene encoding serine hydroxymethyltransferase, whose product MSLYEAVKNIDPQVYDALMKELNRQETHIELIASENFVSKAVLEAQGSIMTNKYAEGYPGKRYYGGCEFVDIAEQLAIDRAKELFGAEHANVQPHSGSQANMAVYFSVLQPGDTILGMNLSHGGHLTHGSPVNFSGKFFNVVPYGVNKDTETIDFDEVERLALEHKPKMIVVGASAYPRVIDFAKFREIADKVGAYVMVDMAHIAGLVAAGVHPNPVPYADFVTTTTHKTLRGPRGGLILCKEEYAKKVNSMIFPGTQGGPLMHVIAAKAVALKEAMTDEFKEYQKQIVKNAKALADTLKDKGFRLVSNGTDNHLMLVDLTDKDITGKDAEESLGKANITVNKNTIPFETRSPFITSGIRIGTPAVTTRGMKEDAMEDIGNYIAEVLYNINNESVINTVKEKVIKLCNKYPLYKGVLY is encoded by the coding sequence ATGAGTCTATATGAAGCAGTAAAAAATATCGATCCACAAGTGTATGATGCTTTGATGAAAGAGTTAAATAGGCAGGAGACTCATATAGAGTTGATTGCTAGTGAAAACTTTGTTTCAAAAGCAGTGTTAGAGGCACAAGGTTCAATAATGACAAATAAATATGCAGAAGGGTATCCAGGTAAAAGGTATTATGGTGGCTGTGAGTTTGTGGATATTGCTGAGCAGCTTGCTATAGATAGGGCAAAAGAGCTGTTTGGTGCAGAGCATGCTAATGTGCAACCACACTCTGGAAGTCAGGCAAATATGGCTGTCTATTTTTCAGTTTTGCAACCAGGTGATACAATCTTGGGGATGAATTTATCTCATGGAGGGCACTTAACACACGGTAGCCCAGTAAATTTTTCTGGTAAATTTTTTAATGTTGTACCTTATGGTGTAAATAAGGATACTGAAACTATAGATTTTGATGAAGTGGAAAGACTGGCATTAGAGCACAAACCAAAGATGATTGTTGTTGGAGCAAGCGCATATCCGAGAGTTATAGATTTTGCTAAATTCAGGGAGATTGCAGATAAAGTTGGAGCTTATGTGATGGTGGATATGGCTCATATTGCGGGGCTTGTTGCTGCGGGGGTTCATCCAAACCCTGTTCCTTATGCAGATTTTGTGACAACAACCACTCATAAAACATTGAGGGGACCAAGAGGTGGCTTAATCCTTTGTAAAGAGGAGTATGCAAAAAAAGTTAACTCTATGATTTTCCCTGGGACACAGGGTGGCCCATTAATGCATGTTATTGCCGCTAAGGCAGTAGCTTTAAAAGAGGCAATGACTGACGAATTTAAAGAGTATCAGAAGCAAATTGTGAAAAATGCAAAAGCTTTGGCCGACACTCTTAAAGATAAAGGTTTTAGACTCGTGTCTAACGGAACAGATAATCATTTGATGCTTGTTGATTTAACTGACAAAGATATTACAGGTAAAGATGCAGAAGAATCACTTGGGAAAGCTAATATAACAGTAAATAAAAACACTATCCCTTTTGAGACAAGAAGTCCGTTTATCACAAGTGGTATTAGAATTGGTACACCAGCTGTAACTACTCGAGGTATGAAAGAGGATGCGATGGAAGATATAGGAAATTATATTGCTGAAGTGTTATATAATATAAACAATGAAAGTGTTATAAATACAGTAAAAGAAAAAGTTATTAAATTATGTAATAAATATCCATTATACAAAGGTGTATTGTATTGA